A window from Oncorhynchus tshawytscha isolate Ot180627B unplaced genomic scaffold, Otsh_v2.0 Un_contig_5015_pilon_pilon, whole genome shotgun sequence encodes these proteins:
- the LOC121846108 gene encoding transmembrane protein 41A-B-like, translating to MGSISGLLSVVGAATLYLYLLSTFLPPGPQHLHRRHAVELNNESAEGDVEVVEYRLKFPSDLDELRELAEMLQFYKTEHTGYMVLLFCSAYIYKQSFAIPGSSFLNMLAGALFGPWQGLVLACLLTTTGSTFCYLLSAAFGKSYVTRLFPDKVDMLQNKVEENRSSLFFFLLFLRFFPMTPNWFLNVTSPILNIPVSMFFFSVLIGLIPYNFICVRTGSILSEISSLDDIFSWGTLLQLLAIACVALLPGALIKLYSQNHLQLDGLQQNGRHRQNQGQAADDRKRR from the exons ATGGGCTCCATTTCGGGTTTATTATCTGTGGTAGGAGCGGCAACGTTATACCTCTATCTCCTGTCCACTTTCCTGCCGCCCGGACCGCAACATCTTCACCGGCGACATGCGGTGGAGTTAAACAACGAGAGCGCAGAGGGGGACGTGGAAGTTGTAGAGTACAG ACTGAAGTTCCCGTCGGACCTGGATGAGCTGAGGGAGCTGGCTGAGATGCTGCAGTTCTATAAGACAGAACACACAGGCTACATGGTGCTGCTGTTCTGTAGTGCCTACATCTACAAACAGTCCTTCGCCATCCCTGGCTCCTCCTTCCTG AACATGCTGGCGGGGGCGCTGTTTGGTCCATGGCAGGGTCTGGTCCTGGCCTGTCTTCTAACCACCACCGGCTCTACCTTCTGTTACCTGCTCTCTGCTGCCTTCGGGAAGAGCTACGTCACACGCCTGTTCCCTGACAAGGTGGACATGCTGCAGAACAAG GTGGAGGAGAACCGTAGCAGTTTGTTCTTCTTCCTCCTGTTCCTGCGGTTCTTCCCCATGACTCCTAACTGGTTCCTGAACGTGACGTCCCCCATCCTCAACATCCCTGTCTCCATGTTCTTCTTCTCCGTACTCATCG GTCTGATCCCGTATAACTTCATCTGCGTGCGGACTGGCTCCATCCTGTCAGAGATCTCTTCCCTGGACGATATCTTCTCCTGGGGGACGCTGCTACAGCTGTTGGCCATCGCCTGTGTGGCCCTGCTTCCCGGAGCCCTTATCAAGCTCTACAGCCAGAACCACCTCCAACTGGACGGGCTTCAGCAGAATGGAcgacacagacagaaccagggacAAGCAGCTGACGACAGAAAGAGGAGATGA